A region of the Acinetobacter defluvii genome:
TGTGGCTTATTAAAATCTTTCATAGCTTACTTTAAAGGCTCGGTCAGTAGTCCAACTTGGTTAAGTCCTGCTTCTTGCAAGGCAGACATTAAACTCATCACATCACCATAAGGACGAGATTCACTACCATTAATGAGAACATTAAACTGCTTTTTATTTTCTTGCGCTTGCGCTTGTGAATCTGTCAAGGCAGTTTTGAGCTCTTCTAAGTTCATCACATCATTTTTATATTGACTGTATTCAAGCTTAATCGTTCCATCCGCTTCTAAAGTCACAATAGCAGGACGATCTTGTGATTGAATCGGAGTACTGTTCGCTTGAGGTAGATCTACTTTAATACCAGTGCTGATCATCGGTGCAGTGACCATAAAGATCACCAAAAGCACCAACATCACATCA
Encoded here:
- the tolR gene encoding protein TolR codes for the protein MAIQRSGRFERVKKPLKSDMNVVPYIDVMLVLLVIFMVTAPMISTGIKVDLPQANSTPIQSQDRPAIVTLEADGTIKLEYSQYKNDVMNLEELKTALTDSQAQAQENKKQFNVLINGSESRPYGDVMSLMSALQEAGLNQVGLLTEPLK